CGCTTTGGTGCGAGGGATCCGCGGTGGCCGGCCCGTTTTGGTGCAACGGCGCCGCGGATCGGTGTTCCTGATGTTGCGCAAGCCTTTGTGGGGAAAGAGAAAACCCCGCATGGCACGGGAAGTGCTCTTCGCTCCGGTGCAAGCGTTCGATCAGCGCGGCCCCCGTTCCGAGCTATGGGCAGCGGATCGAGGGTGCAAGCGCCCGCGGGGCGGGCCGTACAGAAACCATCAAGGAGACGATCATGAAAATGGTCACCGCGATTATCAAGCCTTTCAAGCTCGATGACGTGCGCGAGGCCCTCTCGGAGATCGGGGTGCGGGGCATCACCGTCACCGAGATCAAGGGTTTCGGCCGCCAGAAGGGCCACACCGAACTCTACCGCGGGGCGGAGTACGTGGTGGATTTTCTCCCCAAGATGAAGGTGGAGATCGTCCTGGACGAAGCCCTGCTCGATCGGGCCGTGGATGCCGTCATTCAGGCGGCCAACACCGGCCGGATCGGCGACGGCAAGATTTTCGTCTTCGACGTCGAGCAGGTGGTGCGAATCCGCACCGGCGAGATTGGCGCCGACGCGCTTTAAGGGCAGTTCACGGGAGTAACGGTCATGAACGAAGTCATTGAACTGGCGTATGCCCTGGATACCTTCTATTTCCTGGTGTCCGGCGCGCTCGTGATGTGGATGGCGGCGGGTTTCGCCATGCTGGAGGCGGGCCTGGTGCGCGCCAAGAACACCGCCGAGATCCTCACCAAGAACATCGCGCTGTTCTCCATCGCCTGCATCATGTACATGCTGGTGGGTTACAACATCATGTACGGCGATTCGGTGAACAGCTTCATTCCGGGGCTGTCCTTCCTGATCGGCGGGGATCATGCCGCCGAGGCCGTGCTCGCCAGCGAGGGCGAGATCTACTACTCGAGCATGGCGGATTTCTTCTTCCAGGTCGTGTTCGTCGCCACCGCCATGTCCATCGTCTCGGGGGCGGTCGCCGAGCGGATGAAGCTCTGGGCCTTCCTGCTGTTCGCGGTGGTGATGACGGGTTTCATCTACCCGGTGCAGGGTTTCTGGAAGTGGGGCGGCGGTTTCCTGGAGGCCGCGGGCTTCAACGACTTCGCCGGCTCCGGCATCGTTCACATGACCGGCGCCGCCGCGGCCCTGGCCGGTGTGCTGCTGTTGGGCGCGCGCAAGGGCAAGTACGGCCCGAAGGGCGAGATCCGCGCCATTCCCGGTGCGAACATGCCGCTGGCGACCCTGGGCACCTTCGTGCTGTGGCTGGGCTGGTTCGGCTTCAACGGCGGCTCGGAGCTGATGATCTCCAACGTGGCCGAGGCCAACGCGGTGGCGAAGATCTTCGTCAACACCAACATGGCCGCCGCCGGGGGCCTGGTGGTGGCCCTGCTCACCGCCCGGGCGATGTTCGGCAAGGCCGATCTGACCATGGCCTTGAACGGCGCGCTGGCGGGCCTGGTGGCCATCACCGCCGAGCCGCTCACCCCCGCCCCCCTGGCCGCCACCCTGATCGGCGGTCTGGGCGGTCTGATCGTGGTGTTCGCCATCGTCGGTCTGGACAAACTGAAGATCGACGACCCGGTGGGCGCGATCTCGGTGCACGGCGTGGTCGGGCTCTGGGGCCTGCTGGCGGTGCCGCTGACCAATGCCGAGGCTAGCTTCGGCGCGCAGCTGCTGGGCATCGTCTGCATCTTCCTGTGGGTGTTCGGCGCCAGCCTGATCGTCTGGAGCCTCATCAAGGCGACCATGGGTATCCGGGTCTCCGAGGAAGAGGAGATCAACGGCGTGGACGTGGGCGAGTGTGGCCTGGAGGCCTATCCGGAGTTCACCACCACCCGCAATCCCGGCAACTGAACGCCGCCGGCACGCCAAAGGGGCGCCCTCGGGCGCCTCTTTGGGTCCTGGGCCGGCGATAGGCAGCGCTTCGCAAGTGTGGATAATGGGCCCCTGGCGACCCCCAGCGGAGACCCCCATGCGCGAACCGAACAAGCCGGCGGATGAGGCGCGGCGCCTGAGCGCGCTGCGCGCAATCGGTCTGTTGGATGGACCCGGGGGAGTGCGTTTCGCGCGCACTCCCCGGCGGGTCCGCGCCGATCAGGCCATGTACCGGGCCAAGCCCGGTGAAATCGCCCCGCTTTGCCCGGGCGGCGGCGACGAGTTCGCCACGTGAGCAAGATGCCCCTGTTACAGCTGCATGGGCTGGGCGTCGGCCAGTTGGCCCCCGTGAATGAGGAGCTGGCCGCCGCGGAGTGCCTGTGCCTGTCCGGCCCCTCGGGCAGCGGCAAGAGCCGCCTGCTGCGGGCGATCGCCGATCTGGACCCCCATGAGGGCGAGGCGCGGCTTGAAGGCCTGCCCGCCCACGCCATGCCGGCCCATCGCTGGCGCGCCCGGGTGGCTTATCTGCCCGCGGAAAGTGCCTGGTGGGCGGACACGGTGGGCGCCCACTTTCCCGCCGGTGCGGATGGCCTGCCCGCCCTCGGACTGGGCAAGGAGGCCCTGGGCTGGTCCGTCGCGCGCCTTTCCAGCGGTGAGCGTCAGCGCCTGGCGCTGTTACGGGTGGCCGCGCTCGCGCCCGCCGTGATGCTGCTCGACGAGCCCACCGCCAATCTGGATGCGGACAGCGCCGCCGCGGTGGAGGCCTGGCTGGCCGACTGGCGGCGGCGGGGCGTGGCGCAGATCTGGGTCTCCCATGACCCGGCGCAAATTCGCCGGGTGGCGGACCGCTGGCTGCGCATCGAGGATGGCGCGCTGCGGGAGGTGTCGCTATGAGCCTGCTGAGCCTTACGGCCTGGGATCTGGCCCTGGCCGCGGGCCTGGTGGTCGTGCTGGCCGCGCTCAGCTGGCAGGGGCAGCTGGGGGTGGGCCGCTCCTTGCTGATCGCCGGGGCGCGCACCGTGGTGCAGCTGCTGCTCATCGGCCTGGTGCTGGAAGCGCTGTTCGCCTTCAGCGCCCTGCACTGGGTGGCGCTGCTGGCGCTGGCCATGCTGCTCATTGCCGGGCGCGAGGTGATGGCCCGCCAGCAGCGGCGCTTCCTGGGGCTGTGGGGCTATGGCCTGGGCACGCTCGCCATGTCGGTGTCCTCTTTCAGTATCACCGTGCTCGCGCTGTTGCTGCTGGTGCAGCCGGAGCCGTGGTACCGCCCCCAGTACGCGGTGCCGCTGCTGGGCATGATGCTGGGCAACACCATGACCGGTGTGGCCGTCGCCCTGGACCGGCTCACCGAGAGCGCCTGGCGGGAGCGCAGCGGGATCGAGGGCCGCCTGCTGCTCGGCCAGCGCTGGGACCAGGCGGTGGCGGGCTTGCGTCGAGAGGCCATGCGCGCGGGCATGATCCCGATGATCAACGCCATGGCCGCCGCCGGCGTGGTCAGCTTGCCGGGGATGATGACCGGGCAGATCCTCGCCGGCGCCCCGCCGGTGGAAGCGGTGAAGTACCAGATCCTGATCATGTTTCTGATCACGGCGGGGACGGGTTTCGGCACCCTGGTGGCGGTGCGTCTGGGGGCGCGGCGGCTGTTCGATGGGCGGGAGCGGCTGCGCCTGGACCGGCTGCGCAAGCCGTGACCCAAAGGCCCGGGCAAGGCAGGCCCGGGCGCTCGCCTTACTGGTCGGTGAACAGGCCCTTGCAGAACTCCGGCACCGCCAGCGCCCCGCGGTGGATATCCACGTTGTAGTACTCGGTGGCGAAGGGCTTGGTCGCGGCGTCCGCTTCCCGATACTCCGTGAGCTTCGCGCCCTTGCCGGCCATGGTCGCCGACCACCAGCCGGAGGGGTAACCCACCACCGGAAAGGACAGGGTCGCCACCTGGGCAAAGCCCGCCTCGCGCATCACCCCATAGAGTTCTTTCAGGATGCTGTCCCGGTGCAGGATGGGCGATTCGCTCTGCTGGATCATCAGCCCGTCCTCGCGCAGCGCCCGGTGCACATCGCGCATGAAGCCCACGCCGAACAGGCCCGCCGCCGGGCCCACCGGGTCGGTGGAGTCCACGATCACCACGTCCACCGACTGCGCGGGCAGATCCTGCAGATACTTCACCCCATCGTCGAACAGCAGGGTGGCCCGCGGATCGTCGTTGGATTCGCACAGTTCCGGGAAGTATTCCCGCGCGGCGCGGGTCACACCCTCGTCGATATCCACCTGGGTGACCTGGCTAATGCCGGGGTGCTTGAGCACCTCGCGCAGCAGCCCGCAATCGCCACCGCCGATGATCAGCACCCGTTTGGGGTTCGGGTGGGTGTAGAGCACCGGGTGAGCCATCATCTCGTGGTAGACGAAATTGTCGCGGCTGGAGAGCATCACGCAGCCGTCGATCACCATCAACCGGCCCCAGTGAGTGGTCTGGTACACCTCTATGCGCTGGAACTCGGTCTGCTCCTCGTGCAGCTTCTTGCTGATCTTCATGGAGAAGGCCAGGCCCTCGTCTTCCAGCGCCTCGGTGAACCAGTGCTTGTCCGCGATCATGCGTCCCGCCTCGTTAAAACTTTGGATAGGCTCTAAACTGCGCGGATTCTTCACATTCGCCTCGGATAAAGCAAGCGGACAGCAGATGCAGGATTGGGATGTTTCACGCGCACGGCAGACCTACAACACCGTTCACTGGAGCGGCGGGTACTTCGACATCAACACCGAGGGCCGGGTGGTGGCCCGCCCGCGGCGCGCCGGCGAGGGCATCGACCTCTACGCGCTGACCGAGGCCCTGCGCGAGCAGGGCGTGAGTCTGCCGGTGCTGGTGCGCTTCCTGGACATTCTCCATGACCGGGTGGACAGCCTCTGCGCGGCCTTCAGCGAGGCCATGCGCAGCGAGCGCTACGAGGGCCGCTACACCGCCGTCTACCCCATCAAGGTCAATCAGCAGCGCCGGGTGGTGGAAGAGATCCTCGCCCGCAACCACGGCCAGGTGGGCCTGGAGGCCGGCTCCAAGCCGGAGCTCATGGCCGTGCTGGGCTTGATCCCCGCCGGCGGTACCGTGATCTGCAACGGCTACAAGGACCGGGAATACGTGCGCCTGGCCCTGCTCGGGCAGCAGCTCGGGTACCGGGTGCACATCGTCGTCGAGAAGCTCTCCGAGATCGAACTGGTGATCCGCGAGGCCCGCGCGCTGGGCGTGGAGCCGCTGCTGGGCCTGCGCCTGCGGCTGGCCTCCATCGGCGCGGGCAAATGGCAGAACACCGGCGGGGAGAAATCCAAGTTCGGCCTCACCGCCTCCCAGGCGCTCACGGTGGTGGAACGGCTGCGCGAGGCGGGCATGCTGGAGAGCCTGCAGCTGCTGCATTTCCATCTGGGCTCCCAGATCCCCAACATCCGCGACATTCAGCGCGGCATGCGCGAGGCCGCCCGCTCCTACGCCGAGCTGCGCCATCTGGGCGTGCCCATTGCCACCGTGGACGTGGGCGGCGGCCTGGGCGTGGACTACGAGGGCACCCGCTCGCGCAGCTACTGCTCCATCAACTACACCCTGGCCGAGTACGCCAGCAACGTGGTCTATGCCCTGCGCGAAATCTGCCAGCAGCAGGCGCTCCCCCAGCCGGACATCATCAGCGAGTCGGGTCGGGCGCTCACCGCGCATCACGCGGTGCTGATCACCAATGTCATCGACTACGACCGCACCGCCGACGGCGCCGATCTGCAGCCCCCCGCGGCGGACGCGCCGCTGATCCTGAAAGACCTGTGGCACGGCCTGCGCGAGGTCGCCGCCCGCTCCCCGGTGGAAGCCTGGCACGATGCGGCGCACTGGCTGAGCGAAGCGCAGGCCATGTACACCCATGGCGTGCTGAGCCTGGCGCAGCGCGCCCAGGCCGAGCGCATCTACCAGGCCACCTGCCACGCCGTGCGCCCGCGCCTGGACCCCCACAGCCGCGCGCACCGGGAACTGTTGGACGAGCTCAACGACAAGCTCGCCGACAAGCTGTTCTGCAACTTCTCCCTGTTCCAGTCCATGCCCGATGCCTGGGCCATCGACCAGATCTTCCCCATCCTGCCCCTGCAGCGACTGGACGAAGCGCCCACCAGCCGCGCCGTGCTGCAGGACCTGACCTGCGATTCCGACGGCACCATCGGCGGCTACGTGGACCGGGACGGGGTGGAGAGCACCCTGGCCCTGCCCGAATACCGCCCTGGCGAGCCGTATTTGCTGGGCATGTTCATGGTGGGGGCGTATCAGGAGATCCTGGGCGACATGCACAACCTGTTCGGCGACACCGATTCGGTGAACGTGCGCCTGAGCGGCGATGGTTACGAGATCAGCGATGTGCGCCGGGGGGACACGGTGGACGCGGTGCTGCGCTACGTGCACTTCGACGCCGAGGACCTGCTTGTTGCCTACCGTGAGCGCGTCGCGGCCGCGCCGCTGGATGAGGCGCGCAAGGCGGAGTGTCTGCGGGAGCTGGAGGAAGGCCTGCGGGGCTACACCTACCTGGAAGACTAGGGGAGCGGGGGTTCGCGGCCATGCACCGCGCCTGCAAGGGGGGCGGGCCTCCTCTTCGTAGGAGCGGCTCATGGCCGCGAAGCTCCATGCCCTTCTGCTAAGGTTTCAAACCACCCCCCGAAGCAAGCTGAGGACCAACAACCCATGAAAACCGGTTTCATCGGCCTGGGCGGCATGGGCCGCGGCATGGCCGCCAACCTGCACCGCGCCGGCCTGCTCAGCGTCGTCTACAATCGCAGCTACGAGCGCGCCATCGAATTCGCCGGCGCGCACGGCGTCACCGCCGCCGACGAGATTCCCACCCTCGCCGCCGAATGCGAGCTCATCTTCACCTGCGTGTCCCGCGACGAGGACGTGCTGGACGTCATCGACGCCATGCTCCCGGCCCTGCGCCCGGGCAGCATTGTGGTGGACTGCTCCACCATCGCCGTGGACACGGCGAAAGAGGCCGCCCGGCGCCTGGCCGAACGCGATGCCCGGTTCCTGGACGCGCCGGTCTCCGGCGGCGTGGAAGGGGCGCGCAACGGCCAGCTGGTGATGATGGTGGGTGGTGACCCGGCGGTGCTGGAGCGCGTGCGCCCGGCGCTGGACGCCATGAGCAAGGCGGTCACCCACATGGGCGAGGTGGGCGCGGGGCAGGCCACCAAGGCGGTGAACCAGATCATGGCCGCCGGCATCAATCAGGCGGTCACCGAGGCCCTGGCCTTCGGCCAGGCCTCGGGGCTGGATATGGACAAGGTGATCCAGGTGGTGGGGGGCGGTGCCGCCGGCAACTGGTTCGTCAACCATCGCGGCCCCACCATGACCCGGGGCGTGTTCGAGCCCGGCTTCAAGGTGGCGCTGCACCACAAGGACCTGGGCATCTGCCGCAAGATGCTGGAAGCGCGGGGCGTGGCGCTACCCGTGGTGGAAATGACCCTCAAGCACTATGAGCGGCTGATGGAGCAGGGACATGGGGAAGAGGACATTTCCGCGCTGTATCGGCTGAAGCGGGCCATGTTCCAGGCGTAAGGGTTTTCTCGCGCAGGAGCGGCCCATGGCCGCGAATGCTGCCATTCGGCGATACGGGAGGAAAGACATTCGCGGCCATGAGCCGCCCCCACAGGTGATGCTCGTTCAACCACCCTGTTTCAGCAGAATCGTCTCTATGCCGTTTTCCTGCAGGCGCTGGCGGGCGGTGTTGAGCCGGCCGTTGTCGCGGTAGGGGCCGATTCGCACCCGGTGCCAGGTCTCGCCACTGGCCAGTCGCACCCGCTGGATGCGCGCCTCCACGCCCAGCAGGGCGAGGTTGGCGCGCAACCGTTCGGCGTCTTCCTGCTTCTGGAAACTGCCGGCCTGCAAGAGATAATTGCCGCCGGCTTTGGCGGGCTGGGCGCGCGATCGGGGCGGGGCGCTGCGCGGCGTCTCGGCGGTGCGCTCTTCCGGCACCACCACTTCCTGCTCGGGCAGCAATTTGTAGAACTCGAAACGCGGGCGGCTGGGTGGCTGTTGGGCCGGTGGCTCGCCACCCGCCTGGCCCGTCGGCGCGCGCCCGGCCTTGCCCGGCTGCACGAACAGCCGCTGCGGCTCCTGTTCCAGATGGTAGAGGTGCACCAGCAGGGCGGCGAACAGGCCGATGGCAAGGCCGGTGAAAAGCCATAGCCAGCCCGGCAGCCCGGCGCGGGCCGGCTTGGCCTT
The nucleotide sequence above comes from Alkalilimnicola sp. S0819. Encoded proteins:
- the speE gene encoding polyamine aminopropyltransferase, encoding MIADKHWFTEALEDEGLAFSMKISKKLHEEQTEFQRIEVYQTTHWGRLMVIDGCVMLSSRDNFVYHEMMAHPVLYTHPNPKRVLIIGGGDCGLLREVLKHPGISQVTQVDIDEGVTRAAREYFPELCESNDDPRATLLFDDGVKYLQDLPAQSVDVVIVDSTDPVGPAAGLFGVGFMRDVHRALREDGLMIQQSESPILHRDSILKELYGVMREAGFAQVATLSFPVVGYPSGWWSATMAGKGAKLTEYREADAATKPFATEYYNVDIHRGALAVPEFCKGLFTDQ
- a CDS encoding ammonium transporter; its protein translation is MNEVIELAYALDTFYFLVSGALVMWMAAGFAMLEAGLVRAKNTAEILTKNIALFSIACIMYMLVGYNIMYGDSVNSFIPGLSFLIGGDHAAEAVLASEGEIYYSSMADFFFQVVFVATAMSIVSGAVAERMKLWAFLLFAVVMTGFIYPVQGFWKWGGGFLEAAGFNDFAGSGIVHMTGAAAALAGVLLLGARKGKYGPKGEIRAIPGANMPLATLGTFVLWLGWFGFNGGSELMISNVAEANAVAKIFVNTNMAAAGGLVVALLTARAMFGKADLTMALNGALAGLVAITAEPLTPAPLAATLIGGLGGLIVVFAIVGLDKLKIDDPVGAISVHGVVGLWGLLAVPLTNAEASFGAQLLGIVCIFLWVFGASLIVWSLIKATMGIRVSEEEEINGVDVGECGLEAYPEFTTTRNPGN
- a CDS encoding ATP-binding cassette domain-containing protein — encoded protein: MPLLQLHGLGVGQLAPVNEELAAAECLCLSGPSGSGKSRLLRAIADLDPHEGEARLEGLPAHAMPAHRWRARVAYLPAESAWWADTVGAHFPAGADGLPALGLGKEALGWSVARLSSGERQRLALLRVAALAPAVMLLDEPTANLDADSAAAVEAWLADWRRRGVAQIWVSHDPAQIRRVADRWLRIEDGALREVSL
- a CDS encoding SPOR domain-containing protein, with translation MARDYKNAGRRSSGGARPKAKAKPARAGLPGWLWLFTGLAIGLFAALLVHLYHLEQEPQRLFVQPGKAGRAPTGQAGGEPPAQQPPSRPRFEFYKLLPEQEVVVPEERTAETPRSAPPRSRAQPAKAGGNYLLQAGSFQKQEDAERLRANLALLGVEARIQRVRLASGETWHRVRIGPYRDNGRLNTARQRLQENGIETILLKQGG
- a CDS encoding P-II family nitrogen regulator → MKMVTAIIKPFKLDDVREALSEIGVRGITVTEIKGFGRQKGHTELYRGAEYVVDFLPKMKVEIVLDEALLDRAVDAVIQAANTGRIGDGKIFVFDVEQVVRIRTGEIGADAL
- a CDS encoding ABC transporter permease: MSLLSLTAWDLALAAGLVVVLAALSWQGQLGVGRSLLIAGARTVVQLLLIGLVLEALFAFSALHWVALLALAMLLIAGREVMARQQRRFLGLWGYGLGTLAMSVSSFSITVLALLLLVQPEPWYRPQYAVPLLGMMLGNTMTGVAVALDRLTESAWRERSGIEGRLLLGQRWDQAVAGLRREAMRAGMIPMINAMAAAGVVSLPGMMTGQILAGAPPVEAVKYQILIMFLITAGTGFGTLVAVRLGARRLFDGRERLRLDRLRKP
- the speA gene encoding biosynthetic arginine decarboxylase, translating into MQDWDVSRARQTYNTVHWSGGYFDINTEGRVVARPRRAGEGIDLYALTEALREQGVSLPVLVRFLDILHDRVDSLCAAFSEAMRSERYEGRYTAVYPIKVNQQRRVVEEILARNHGQVGLEAGSKPELMAVLGLIPAGGTVICNGYKDREYVRLALLGQQLGYRVHIVVEKLSEIELVIREARALGVEPLLGLRLRLASIGAGKWQNTGGEKSKFGLTASQALTVVERLREAGMLESLQLLHFHLGSQIPNIRDIQRGMREAARSYAELRHLGVPIATVDVGGGLGVDYEGTRSRSYCSINYTLAEYASNVVYALREICQQQALPQPDIISESGRALTAHHAVLITNVIDYDRTADGADLQPPAADAPLILKDLWHGLREVAARSPVEAWHDAAHWLSEAQAMYTHGVLSLAQRAQAERIYQATCHAVRPRLDPHSRAHRELLDELNDKLADKLFCNFSLFQSMPDAWAIDQIFPILPLQRLDEAPTSRAVLQDLTCDSDGTIGGYVDRDGVESTLALPEYRPGEPYLLGMFMVGAYQEILGDMHNLFGDTDSVNVRLSGDGYEISDVRRGDTVDAVLRYVHFDAEDLLVAYRERVAAAPLDEARKAECLRELEEGLRGYTYLED